The following coding sequences are from one Candidatus Desulfofervidus auxilii window:
- a CDS encoding FeoA domain-containing protein, whose protein sequence is MAKVGRLTEYIKGEVKDFEVISIEGGKELKEYLEELGIREGVKISFQGSLTHEHKGPLGLEIEGKKLVLAQGIADKVIMDVNGVEKHLLEMEAGESGILKRIAAGKEASDILKKLGLKENTKIKVTGHVAEESFHIKVDDKELELCTGEASKILVEKEGQNLQLNYLAPGDSGKIAGIISGVHLKERLKEEEIGIGKNIKLISRKATAGLGKHAGCIFYLTVNNQLSVSIGRGMAEKIMVSPIE, encoded by the coding sequence ATGGCAAAGGTAGGAAGACTGACAGAGTATATTAAAGGAGAAGTGAAAGATTTTGAGGTAATAAGTATTGAAGGAGGAAAGGAATTAAAGGAATACCTTGAGGAATTAGGTATAAGAGAAGGTGTAAAGATTAGTTTTCAAGGTAGCCTTACTCATGAACACAAGGGGCCATTGGGTCTTGAGATAGAAGGGAAAAAGCTTGTTCTGGCGCAGGGTATAGCGGACAAAGTGATTATGGATGTAAATGGAGTAGAAAAACACCTTTTAGAAATGGAGGCAGGAGAAAGTGGAATACTCAAGAGGATAGCAGCTGGTAAAGAAGCAAGTGACATTTTAAAAAAATTGGGACTTAAAGAAAACACAAAAATAAAAGTTACCGGACATGTAGCAGAAGAGAGTTTTCATATTAAAGTGGATGACAAAGAACTTGAGCTTTGCACTGGAGAGGCTTCAAAAATTTTGGTGGAAAAGGAAGGGCAGAACTTACAGCTTAATTATCTTGCACCAGGAGATAGTGGTAAGATTGCTGGCATCATAAGTGGTGTCCATTTGAAGGAGCGTTTAAAAGAGGAGGAAATAGGCATTGGTAAGAATATTAAATTGATTTCTCGCAAAGCTACAGCTGGCTTGGGAAAACATGCAGGATGTATTTTTTATCTCACTGTAAATAATCAGCTTTCTGTTTCAATTGGTCGTGGAATGGCAGAAAAGATTATGGTTAGCCCAATTGAATAA
- a CDS encoding DUF2325 domain-containing protein, which yields MGRSVLVVGGLDRLVNRYKETVRAFKCRFYYHCGDCNGGKRKLYRLVDQADVVFCPIDITSHTACALIKRRCKKQGKPFFFLRSSSLSFFKKALSEWLEKQGR from the coding sequence ATGGGCAGATCGGTTTTAGTTGTAGGAGGTTTGGATCGATTAGTCAATCGTTATAAGGAAACGGTTCGTGCTTTTAAGTGTAGGTTTTATTATCATTGTGGTGACTGTAATGGGGGGAAGAGAAAATTGTATAGATTAGTAGATCAGGCTGATGTTGTTTTTTGTCCAATTGATATTACCTCTCATACAGCCTGTGCCCTGATTAAAAGGAGGTGCAAAAAACAGGGAAAGCCCTTTTTCTTTTTGAGAAGTTCCAGTCTTTCTTTTTTTAAAAAGGCTTTAAGTGAATGGTTAGAAAAACAAGGAAGGTAA
- a CDS encoding MotA/TolQ/ExbB proton channel family protein produces MMEGQIFHFNLPIISFLAKGGILVIPILFCSIVALTIVLERLYRFRKLRIKNPDLIARVKKALNEKGIDEALFIAENSKNPLGRVLKEGIKRYRAGKESMERAMAFAAEKEIRELERYLPALSTVGNIAPLLGLLGTVTGMIKAFMVIERLGGRVNASVLAGGIWEAMLTTALGLSVAIPTIVAHNYLISKLRNFTAVLQERLNEFLETLDDKA; encoded by the coding sequence ATGATGGAAGGCCAGATATTTCATTTTAATTTACCTATAATATCGTTTTTAGCAAAAGGCGGGATTTTAGTAATTCCTATCCTTTTTTGCTCTATAGTTGCCCTTACTATAGTGCTTGAAAGGCTTTATAGATTCAGAAAGCTAAGGATTAAAAATCCAGACCTAATAGCTAGGGTTAAGAAGGCATTAAATGAAAAAGGAATAGATGAGGCATTATTCATAGCAGAAAATAGCAAAAATCCTTTAGGCAGGGTGCTGAAAGAAGGTATTAAAAGATACCGTGCTGGTAAAGAATCCATGGAAAGGGCTATGGCTTTTGCAGCAGAAAAAGAAATAAGGGAGTTAGAAAGGTATTTGCCTGCCTTATCTACTGTAGGAAACATTGCCCCGCTTTTAGGTCTCTTAGGTACAGTAACAGGGATGATAAAGGCATTTATGGTAATTGAGAGATTAGGAGGAAGAGTAAATGCCAGTGTGCTTGCAGGTGGCATATGGGAAGCCATGCTTACTACTGCCTTAGGGCTTTCTGTAGCTATTCCTACCATAGTAGCCCACAATTATCTAATAAGTAAGTTGAGAAACTTTACGGCAGTCTTACAAGAAAGACTTAATGAATTTTTGGAAACATTAGATGATAAGGCTTAA
- a CDS encoding biopolymer transporter ExbD, translating to MIRLKNSVNDIAEMSLTPLIDMVFLLIIFFLLTTRFITEEGISVKLPQADSTTPQTQREITVYVTKEGRVFIGNRALTLHQLYYELRSLIGSNRNKLVVIKADREAILNKVVKVMDVAKTAGAARLCIATRKEGYGE from the coding sequence ATGATAAGGCTTAAAAATAGTGTAAATGATATTGCAGAAATGTCTCTTACACCTTTGATAGACATGGTATTTTTGCTAATTATATTCTTTCTTTTAACTACAAGGTTTATCACTGAAGAAGGTATTTCAGTAAAGCTTCCTCAGGCAGATTCCACAACACCACAGACCCAAAGAGAAATTACAGTCTATGTAACTAAGGAAGGTAGGGTATTTATTGGGAATAGGGCACTTACCTTACATCAACTCTATTATGAATTGAGGTCCCTTATAGGCTCTAATAGAAATAAATTGGTAGTAATAAAGGCAGATAGAGAAGCAATTTTAAATAAAGTGGTAAAGGTAATGGATGTTGCAAAGACTGCTGGTGCAGCAAGGCTTTGTATTGCAACAAGAAAAGAGGGATATGGTGAATAA
- a CDS encoding energy transducer TonB, with translation MNKNKNKAIRIFFIISIALHTSILLCFTDIFSAKTPERRIEVDLIEMAEEDIRSSEFPMPKKVDVNYDPIKNILHQQVKYRQYPKTIVESIKETKYKPISVASISNFFPKHYDFNNTNKNKGKVSPLFYYQQLIKQKIEENKRYPLLARNKGIEGKVWVKFEILKDGKVKDIKVVKSSHHQILDKAAIESIKKANPFPPFPEELKESSLIINICLRFELKNYAR, from the coding sequence GTGAATAAAAACAAAAATAAGGCTATAAGGATATTTTTTATTATCTCCATAGCACTTCATACCTCTATATTACTTTGCTTTACTGACATATTCTCTGCAAAAACACCTGAGCGAAGGATAGAGGTAGATTTAATAGAAATGGCAGAGGAAGATATTAGGTCTTCTGAATTTCCTATGCCAAAGAAGGTTGATGTAAATTATGATCCTATAAAAAATATTTTGCATCAGCAGGTAAAATATAGGCAATATCCAAAGACAATTGTAGAATCTATTAAAGAAACAAAATATAAACCTATTTCAGTAGCAAGCATATCTAATTTCTTTCCAAAACATTATGATTTTAATAATACCAATAAAAATAAAGGAAAAGTTTCTCCACTCTTTTATTATCAACAACTTATTAAACAAAAGATTGAAGAGAACAAAAGATACCCGTTACTTGCTAGAAATAAAGGGATTGAAGGTAAAGTATGGGTAAAATTTGAGATTTTAAAAGATGGAAAGGTAAAAGATATAAAGGTAGTTAAATCTAGTCATCATCAAATCTTAGATAAGGCTGCTATAGAAAGTATTAAAAAAGCCAATCCATTTCCTCCTTTTCCAGAAGAATTAAAAGAAAGTTCATTGATTATAAATATATGCCTACGTTTTGAATTGAAAAATTATGCAAGATAA